The proteins below are encoded in one region of Equus przewalskii isolate Varuska chromosome 1, EquPr2, whole genome shotgun sequence:
- the SEC31B gene encoding protein transport protein Sec31B isoform X6 codes for MPDPMMEREKQDLSTGQTMKLKELERSAVQVWSPASQYPVYLATGTSAQQLDASFSTNGTLEIFEVDFRDPSLDLKRKGVLSASSRFHKLIWGIFGTGLLEGSGVIAGGGDNGMLTLYNVTHILSSGKEPVISQRQKHTGAVRALDFNPFQQPLEDIRALSWNRQVQHILSSAHPSGKAVVWDLRKNEPILKVSDHSKRMHCSGLAWHPDIATQLVLCSEDDHLPVIQLWDLRFASSPLKVLESHSRGILSVSWSQADAELLLSSAKDNQILCWNLGSSEVVYKLPTQNSWCFDVQWCPRDPPVFSAASFDGWISLYSVMGRSWDVQQMRQADKISSSFSKGQPLPPLQVPEQVAQASLIPPLKRPPKWMRRPTGVSFAFGGKLVTFGLLNTLAHQVPQPCLHLVFISQVTTESEFLMRSAELQEALGSGNLLNYCQNKVQRASLQSEKMLWQFLKVTLEQDSRIKFLKLLGYSKDELQKKVATWLKSDVGLAESPQPKGDDRSSNRQQAFHSQASRHTTEEASASSTFFDELIPQILTPWAIPITEDTDGLLSQALLLGELGPAVELCLKEERFADAIILAQAGGADLLRQTQEYYLAKKKTRISSLLACVVQKNWKDMVCACSLQNWREALALLLTYSGPEKFPELCDMLGTRMEQEGNRALTSEATLCYVCSGSVERLVECWAKCHPASSPMALQDLMEKVMVLNRSLELLRGPNGVNPGPATTYRVTQYATFLAAQGSLATAMSYLPSDCAQLPVHQLRDRLFHAQGSGVPGQQSPPFPFPRVVVGATLHSKETQSYRSEFQPSHQVLAPSQRPRIFTPQSSLVMPLTPSHPSPYQGSRMQNISDYRVPGPQAAQPLPLGPRVRPALSQPQLLRGQRAQDLNPMGFPGTWPLPGPPPPVAPPDIMQPGSASLPETPRLIPLLPVRPPGLSPVSSPPPVPPVSFPVAHPPGGPGAPCSSTLPTTGILTPYPGPQDSLKNSPAPRGNLQRKKLPETFMPPTPITAPVMCLAPQPQGVLSSQPPVAGMGHAPPGAPGELSLQQLQQRLPKKIERKELPLEHQPLKTSFEALLQRCSLSATDLKTKRKLDEAARRLECLYEKLYEGTLSPHVLAGLHEVARCVDAGSFEQGLAVHAQVVGCSSFSEVSSFMPVLKAVLTIAHKLHV; via the exons GCAAGGGAGTCCTTTCTGCCTCAAGCAG GTTTCACAAGCTGATCTGGGGGATCTTTGGCACTGGGCTTCTGGAAGGCTCCGGGGTTATTGCAGGCGGCGGGGACAATGGCATGCTTACTCTGTACAATGTGACCCACATCCTGTCATCGGGGAAGGAGCCTGTGATTTCCCAGAGACAGAAGCACACCGGGGCTGTCAGAGCCCTCGACTTTAATCCTTTCCAG CAGCCCCTAGAAGACATCCGGGCACTCTCTTGGAACCGGCAAGTTCAACACATTCTGTCTTCTGCTCACCCCAGCGGCAAGGCAGTTGTGTGGGACCTCAGGAAGAATGAACCTATCCTCAAAGTCAGTGATCACAGCAAAAGG ATGCACTGCTCAGGACTGGCCTGGCACCCAGACATAGCCACCCAGTTGGTGCTGTGCTCGGAAGATGATCATCTCCCAGTGATTCAGCTGTGGGACTTGCGTTTTGCCTCCTCACCCCTGAAGGTGCTGGAGAGCCACAGCAG gGGGATCTTGTCAGTGTCATGGAGCCAGGCTGATGCTGAGCTGCTGCTCAGTAGTGCCAAAGATAATCAGATCTTATGCTGGAATCTGGGGAGCAGTGAG GTGGTATATAAGCTACCCACACAGAATAGCTGGTGCTTTGATGTCCAGTGGTGCCCTCGAGACCCTCCAGTGTTCTCTGCTGCCTCCTTTGACGGCTGGATCAGTTTGTACTCTGTGATGGGTAGGAGCTGGGACGTCCAGCAGATGAGACAAGCTGACAAG ATCTCTTCTTCCTTCAGCAAAGGCCAGCCTCTCCCACCATTGCAGGTGCCAGAGCAAGTAGCTCAAGCATCATTGATACCTCCCTTGAAAAGACCCCCCAAATGGATGAGAAGGCCAACAGGAGTTTCATTTGCT TTTGGGGGGAAGCTGGTTACCTTTGGCCTCCTCAACACACTTGCCCATCAGGTGCCACAGCCTTGCCTCCACCTCGTCTTCATCAGTCAAGTCACCACAGAATCTGAATTCCTGATGCGGTCAGCTGAGCTGCAGGAGGCCCTGGGATCAGGAAATCTCCTGAATTATTGTCAGAACAAGGTCCAACGAGCATCACTGCAAAGCGAAAAGATGCTCTGGCAGTTCCTGAAA GTGACCTTAGAGCAAGACTCTAGAATTAAATTCCTGAAGCTATTGGGATACAGTAAAGATGAGCTTCAAAAGAAG GTGGCCACATGGTTGAAGAGTGACGTGGGGCTGGCTGAGAGTCCTCAGCCCAAGGGAGATGACCGAAGCAGTAACAGACAACAGGCCTTCCACAGCCAG GCCTCCAGACACACCACGGAAGAAGCCTCTGCCTCCTCAACCTTCTTTGATGAGCTGATCCCTCAGATCTTGACTCCATGGGCGATCCCCATCACAGAAG ACACTGATGGACTTCTGAGCCAGGCTCTCCTGCTTGGAGAACTGGGCCCTGCTGTGGAGCTGTGTCTGAAGGAAGAGCGCTTTGCTGATGCCATCATCCTGGCCCAGGCTGGGGGTGCAGATCTGTTGAGGCAAACTCAGGAGTACTACTTGgccaagaagaaaaccagaatctCCTCG CTTCTAGCCTGTGTTGTGCAGAAGAATTGGAAGGATATGGTGTGTGCCTGTAGCCTGCAGAACTGGAGAGAGGCACTGGCCTTGCTACTGACATACTCAGGGCCAGAGAAATTCCCTGAGCTTTGTG ACATGCTGGGTACTCGCATGGAGCAGGAAGGCAACAGAGCACTAACTTCTGAAGCCACACTCTGTTATGTGTGCTCAGGGAGTGTGGAGCGGCTGGTGGAGTGCTGGGCCAAATGCCACCCGGCTTCATCCCCCATGGCTCTACAG GACTTGATGGAGAAGGTGATGGTCCTTAACAGGAGCTTGGAGCTACTACGGGGTCCTAATGGGGTGAACCCGGGCCCTGCCACAACCTACAGAGTCACTCAGTATGCCACCTTCCTGGCAGCTCAGGGCAGCCTGGCTACTGCTATGAGCTACCTACCTAGTGACTGTGCTCAG CTACCAGTTCACCAGCTGAGAGATCGACTTTTTCATGCCCAGGGTTCTGGTGTCCCGGGCCAACaatctcctcctttccccttcccccgGGTTGTTGTGGGAGCTACCCTTCACTCCAAAGAGACACAGTCTTACAGATCAGAATTCCAACCTTCTCACCAG GTTCTAGCTCCATCTCAAAGGCCAAGGATTTTCACACCTCAGTCATCACTAGTGATGCCCTTGACACCTTCCCATCCTAGCCCTTATCAGGGCTCCAGAATGCAGAATATAAGTGACTACAGGGTACCTgggccccaggcagcccagccTTTGCCCCTGGGCCCTAGGGTAAGGCCTG CTTTATCTCAGCCACAGCTGTTAAGAGGTCAAAGGGCACAAGATCTTAACCCCATGGGATTCCCTGGAACATGGCCTCTTCCGGGTCCACCTCCTCCTGTGGCACCCCCAGACATCAtgcagcctggctctgcctctctgcctgAGACTCCTCGACTGATCCCTCTGCTTCCTGTGAGACCACCAGGTCTCAGCCCTGtgagctccccacccccagtccctcCTGTCAGCTTTCCTGTGGCACACCCTCCAGGAGGGCCAGGAGCTCCATGCTCTAGCACCCTCCCAACCACTGGCATCTTGACTCCTTATCCAG GACCTCAAGATTCCTTGAAAAATTCTCCAGCTCCCAGGGGAAATCTCCAGAGGAAAAAG ttACCAGAGACATTTATGCCCCCAACACCAATTACAGCTCCAGTTATGTGCCTCGCCCCTCAGCCACAAGGAGTCCTTTCTTCCCAGCCCCCTGTTGCTGGTATGGGCCATGCTCCCCCTGGAGCGCCAGGAGAACTCAGCCTGCAG CAACTTCAGCAACGGCTACCCAAGAAGATAGAAAGGAAGGAGCTGCCCCTAGAGCATCAGCCCTTGAAGACCAGTTTTGAGGCGCTTCTACAACGCTGTTCCCTGTCTGCCACTGACTTA AAGACAAAACGGAAGCTGGATGAGGCAGCCCGACGTCTGGAATGTCTATATGAGAAGCTCTACGAGGGGACA CTCTCGCCTCATGTCCTGGCTGGGCTCCACGAGGTTGCCCGATGTGTGGATGCAGGAAGCTTTGAGCAGGGCCTCGCAGTGCATGCCCAGGTGGTGGGCTGCAGCAGCTTCAGTGAGGTCTCCAGCTTCATGCCTGTGCTGAAGGCTGTCCTCACCATTGCTCATAAGCTGCATGTGTAA
- the SEC31B gene encoding protein transport protein Sec31B isoform X17, with protein MPDPMMEREKQDLSTGQTMKLKELERSAVQVWSPASQYPVYLATGTSAQQLDASFSTNGTLEIFEVDFRDPSLDLKRKGVLSASSRFHKLIWGIFGTGLLEGSGVIAGGGDNGMLTLYNVTHILSSGKEPVISQRQKHTGAVRALDFNPFQQPLEDIRALSWNRQVQHILSSAHPSGKAVVWDLRKNEPILKVSDHSKRMHCSGLAWHPDIATQLVLCSEDDHLPVIQLWDLRFASSPLKVLESHSRGILSVSWSQADAELLLSSAKDNQILCWNLGSSEVVYKLPTQNSWCFDVQWCPRDPPVFSAASFDGWISLYSVMGRSWDVQQMRQADKISSSFSKGQPLPPLQVPEQVAQASLIPPLKRPPKWMRRPTGVSFAFGGKLVTFGLLNTLAHQVPQPCLHLVFISQVTTESEFLMRSAELQEALGSGNLLNYCQNKVQRASLQSEKMLWQFLKVTLEQDSRIKFLKLLGYSKDELQKKVATWLKSDVGLAESPQPKGDDRSSNRQQAFHSQASRHTTEEASASSTFFDELIPQILTPWAIPITEDTDGLLSQALLLGELGPAVELCLKEERFADAIILAQAGGADLLRQTQEYYLAKKKTRISSLLACVVQKNWKDMVCACSLQNWREALALLLTYSGPEKFPELCDMLGTRMEQEGNRALTSEATLCYVCSGSVERLVECWAKCHPASSPMALQDLMEKVMVLNRSLELLRGPNGVNPGPATTYRVTQYATFLAAQGSLATAMSYLPSDCAQLPVHQLRDRLFHAQGSGVPGQQSPPFPFPRVVVGATLHSKETQSYRSEFQPSHQVLAPSQRPRIFTPQSSLVMPLTPSHPSPYQGSRMQNISDYRVPGPQAAQPLPLGPRVRPALSQPQLLRGQRAQDLNPMGFPGTWPLPGPPPPVAPPDIMQPGSASLPETPRLIPLLPVRPPGLSPVSSPPPVPPVSFPVAHPPGGPGAPCSSTLPTTGILTPYPGPQDSLKNSPAPRGNLQRKKQLQQRLPKKIERKELPLEHQPLKTSFEALLQRCSLSATDLKTKRKLDEAARRLECLYEKLYEGTLSPHVLAGLHEVARCVDAGSFEQGLAVHAQVVGCSSFSEVSSFMPVLKAVLTIAHKLHV; from the exons GCAAGGGAGTCCTTTCTGCCTCAAGCAG GTTTCACAAGCTGATCTGGGGGATCTTTGGCACTGGGCTTCTGGAAGGCTCCGGGGTTATTGCAGGCGGCGGGGACAATGGCATGCTTACTCTGTACAATGTGACCCACATCCTGTCATCGGGGAAGGAGCCTGTGATTTCCCAGAGACAGAAGCACACCGGGGCTGTCAGAGCCCTCGACTTTAATCCTTTCCAG CAGCCCCTAGAAGACATCCGGGCACTCTCTTGGAACCGGCAAGTTCAACACATTCTGTCTTCTGCTCACCCCAGCGGCAAGGCAGTTGTGTGGGACCTCAGGAAGAATGAACCTATCCTCAAAGTCAGTGATCACAGCAAAAGG ATGCACTGCTCAGGACTGGCCTGGCACCCAGACATAGCCACCCAGTTGGTGCTGTGCTCGGAAGATGATCATCTCCCAGTGATTCAGCTGTGGGACTTGCGTTTTGCCTCCTCACCCCTGAAGGTGCTGGAGAGCCACAGCAG gGGGATCTTGTCAGTGTCATGGAGCCAGGCTGATGCTGAGCTGCTGCTCAGTAGTGCCAAAGATAATCAGATCTTATGCTGGAATCTGGGGAGCAGTGAG GTGGTATATAAGCTACCCACACAGAATAGCTGGTGCTTTGATGTCCAGTGGTGCCCTCGAGACCCTCCAGTGTTCTCTGCTGCCTCCTTTGACGGCTGGATCAGTTTGTACTCTGTGATGGGTAGGAGCTGGGACGTCCAGCAGATGAGACAAGCTGACAAG ATCTCTTCTTCCTTCAGCAAAGGCCAGCCTCTCCCACCATTGCAGGTGCCAGAGCAAGTAGCTCAAGCATCATTGATACCTCCCTTGAAAAGACCCCCCAAATGGATGAGAAGGCCAACAGGAGTTTCATTTGCT TTTGGGGGGAAGCTGGTTACCTTTGGCCTCCTCAACACACTTGCCCATCAGGTGCCACAGCCTTGCCTCCACCTCGTCTTCATCAGTCAAGTCACCACAGAATCTGAATTCCTGATGCGGTCAGCTGAGCTGCAGGAGGCCCTGGGATCAGGAAATCTCCTGAATTATTGTCAGAACAAGGTCCAACGAGCATCACTGCAAAGCGAAAAGATGCTCTGGCAGTTCCTGAAA GTGACCTTAGAGCAAGACTCTAGAATTAAATTCCTGAAGCTATTGGGATACAGTAAAGATGAGCTTCAAAAGAAG GTGGCCACATGGTTGAAGAGTGACGTGGGGCTGGCTGAGAGTCCTCAGCCCAAGGGAGATGACCGAAGCAGTAACAGACAACAGGCCTTCCACAGCCAG GCCTCCAGACACACCACGGAAGAAGCCTCTGCCTCCTCAACCTTCTTTGATGAGCTGATCCCTCAGATCTTGACTCCATGGGCGATCCCCATCACAGAAG ACACTGATGGACTTCTGAGCCAGGCTCTCCTGCTTGGAGAACTGGGCCCTGCTGTGGAGCTGTGTCTGAAGGAAGAGCGCTTTGCTGATGCCATCATCCTGGCCCAGGCTGGGGGTGCAGATCTGTTGAGGCAAACTCAGGAGTACTACTTGgccaagaagaaaaccagaatctCCTCG CTTCTAGCCTGTGTTGTGCAGAAGAATTGGAAGGATATGGTGTGTGCCTGTAGCCTGCAGAACTGGAGAGAGGCACTGGCCTTGCTACTGACATACTCAGGGCCAGAGAAATTCCCTGAGCTTTGTG ACATGCTGGGTACTCGCATGGAGCAGGAAGGCAACAGAGCACTAACTTCTGAAGCCACACTCTGTTATGTGTGCTCAGGGAGTGTGGAGCGGCTGGTGGAGTGCTGGGCCAAATGCCACCCGGCTTCATCCCCCATGGCTCTACAG GACTTGATGGAGAAGGTGATGGTCCTTAACAGGAGCTTGGAGCTACTACGGGGTCCTAATGGGGTGAACCCGGGCCCTGCCACAACCTACAGAGTCACTCAGTATGCCACCTTCCTGGCAGCTCAGGGCAGCCTGGCTACTGCTATGAGCTACCTACCTAGTGACTGTGCTCAG CTACCAGTTCACCAGCTGAGAGATCGACTTTTTCATGCCCAGGGTTCTGGTGTCCCGGGCCAACaatctcctcctttccccttcccccgGGTTGTTGTGGGAGCTACCCTTCACTCCAAAGAGACACAGTCTTACAGATCAGAATTCCAACCTTCTCACCAG GTTCTAGCTCCATCTCAAAGGCCAAGGATTTTCACACCTCAGTCATCACTAGTGATGCCCTTGACACCTTCCCATCCTAGCCCTTATCAGGGCTCCAGAATGCAGAATATAAGTGACTACAGGGTACCTgggccccaggcagcccagccTTTGCCCCTGGGCCCTAGGGTAAGGCCTG CTTTATCTCAGCCACAGCTGTTAAGAGGTCAAAGGGCACAAGATCTTAACCCCATGGGATTCCCTGGAACATGGCCTCTTCCGGGTCCACCTCCTCCTGTGGCACCCCCAGACATCAtgcagcctggctctgcctctctgcctgAGACTCCTCGACTGATCCCTCTGCTTCCTGTGAGACCACCAGGTCTCAGCCCTGtgagctccccacccccagtccctcCTGTCAGCTTTCCTGTGGCACACCCTCCAGGAGGGCCAGGAGCTCCATGCTCTAGCACCCTCCCAACCACTGGCATCTTGACTCCTTATCCAG GACCTCAAGATTCCTTGAAAAATTCTCCAGCTCCCAGGGGAAATCTCCAGAGGAAAAAG CAACTTCAGCAACGGCTACCCAAGAAGATAGAAAGGAAGGAGCTGCCCCTAGAGCATCAGCCCTTGAAGACCAGTTTTGAGGCGCTTCTACAACGCTGTTCCCTGTCTGCCACTGACTTA AAGACAAAACGGAAGCTGGATGAGGCAGCCCGACGTCTGGAATGTCTATATGAGAAGCTCTACGAGGGGACA CTCTCGCCTCATGTCCTGGCTGGGCTCCACGAGGTTGCCCGATGTGTGGATGCAGGAAGCTTTGAGCAGGGCCTCGCAGTGCATGCCCAGGTGGTGGGCTGCAGCAGCTTCAGTGAGGTCTCCAGCTTCATGCCTGTGCTGAAGGCTGTCCTCACCATTGCTCATAAGCTGCATGTGTAA
- the SEC31B gene encoding protein transport protein Sec31B isoform X14, with protein MPDPMMEREKQDLSTGQTMKLKELERSAVQVWSPASQYPVYLATGTSAQQLDASFSTNGTLEIFEVDFRDPSLDLKRKGVLSASSRFHKLIWGIFGTGLLEGSGVIAGGGDNGMLTLYNVTHILSSGKEPVISQRQKHTGAVRALDFNPFQGNLLASGASDSEIFIWDLNNLSVPLTPGSKSQPLEDIRALSWNRQVQHILSSAHPSGKAVVWDLRKNEPILKVSDHSKRMHCSGLAWHPDIATQLVLCSEDDHLPVIQLWDLRFASSPLKVLESHSRGILSVSWSQADAELLLSSAKDNQILCWNLGSSEVVYKLPTQNSWCFDVQWCPRDPPVFSAASFDGWISLYSVMGRSWDVQQMRQADKVPEQVAQASLIPPLKRPPKWMRRPTGVSFAFGGKLVTFGLLNTLAHQVPQPCLHLVFISQVTTESEFLMRSAELQEALGSGNLLNYCQNKVQRASLQSEKMLWQFLKVTLEQDSRIKFLKLLGYSKDELQKKVATWLKSDVGLAESPQPKGDDRSSNRQQAFHSQASRHTTEEASASSTFFDELIPQILTPWAIPITEDTDGLLSQALLLGELGPAVELCLKEERFADAIILAQAGGADLLRQTQEYYLAKKKTRISSLLACVVQKNWKDMVCACSLQNWREALALLLTYSGPEKFPELCDMLGTRMEQEGNRALTSEATLCYVCSGSVERLVECWAKCHPASSPMALQDLMEKVMVLNRSLELLRGPNGVNPGPATTYRVTQYATFLAAQGSLATAMSYLPSDCAQLPVHQLRDRLFHAQGSGVPGQQSPPFPFPRVVVGATLHSKETQSYRSEFQPSHQVLAPSQRPRIFTPQSSLVMPLTPSHPSPYQGSRMQNISDYRVPGPQAAQPLPLGPRVRPALSQPQLLRGQRAQDLNPMGFPGTWPLPGPPPPVAPPDIMQPGSASLPETPRLIPLLPVRPPGLSPVSSPPPVPPVSFPVAHPPGGPGAPCSSTLPTTGILTPYPGPQDSLKNSPAPRGNLQRKKQLQQRLPKKIERKELPLEHQPLKTSFEALLQRCSLSATDLKTKRKLDEAARRLECLYEKLYEGTLSPHVLAGLHEVARCVDAGSFEQGLAVHAQVVGCSSFSEVSSFMPVLKAVLTIAHKLHV; from the exons GCAAGGGAGTCCTTTCTGCCTCAAGCAG GTTTCACAAGCTGATCTGGGGGATCTTTGGCACTGGGCTTCTGGAAGGCTCCGGGGTTATTGCAGGCGGCGGGGACAATGGCATGCTTACTCTGTACAATGTGACCCACATCCTGTCATCGGGGAAGGAGCCTGTGATTTCCCAGAGACAGAAGCACACCGGGGCTGTCAGAGCCCTCGACTTTAATCCTTTCCAG GGCAATCTCCTGGCCTCAGGGGCCAGTGATTCTGAAATCTTCATTTGGGATTTGAATAACCTGAGTGTGCCATTGACCCCAGGATCCAAGTCACAG CCCCTAGAAGACATCCGGGCACTCTCTTGGAACCGGCAAGTTCAACACATTCTGTCTTCTGCTCACCCCAGCGGCAAGGCAGTTGTGTGGGACCTCAGGAAGAATGAACCTATCCTCAAAGTCAGTGATCACAGCAAAAGG ATGCACTGCTCAGGACTGGCCTGGCACCCAGACATAGCCACCCAGTTGGTGCTGTGCTCGGAAGATGATCATCTCCCAGTGATTCAGCTGTGGGACTTGCGTTTTGCCTCCTCACCCCTGAAGGTGCTGGAGAGCCACAGCAG gGGGATCTTGTCAGTGTCATGGAGCCAGGCTGATGCTGAGCTGCTGCTCAGTAGTGCCAAAGATAATCAGATCTTATGCTGGAATCTGGGGAGCAGTGAG GTGGTATATAAGCTACCCACACAGAATAGCTGGTGCTTTGATGTCCAGTGGTGCCCTCGAGACCCTCCAGTGTTCTCTGCTGCCTCCTTTGACGGCTGGATCAGTTTGTACTCTGTGATGGGTAGGAGCTGGGACGTCCAGCAGATGAGACAAGCTGACAAG GTGCCAGAGCAAGTAGCTCAAGCATCATTGATACCTCCCTTGAAAAGACCCCCCAAATGGATGAGAAGGCCAACAGGAGTTTCATTTGCT TTTGGGGGGAAGCTGGTTACCTTTGGCCTCCTCAACACACTTGCCCATCAGGTGCCACAGCCTTGCCTCCACCTCGTCTTCATCAGTCAAGTCACCACAGAATCTGAATTCCTGATGCGGTCAGCTGAGCTGCAGGAGGCCCTGGGATCAGGAAATCTCCTGAATTATTGTCAGAACAAGGTCCAACGAGCATCACTGCAAAGCGAAAAGATGCTCTGGCAGTTCCTGAAA GTGACCTTAGAGCAAGACTCTAGAATTAAATTCCTGAAGCTATTGGGATACAGTAAAGATGAGCTTCAAAAGAAG GTGGCCACATGGTTGAAGAGTGACGTGGGGCTGGCTGAGAGTCCTCAGCCCAAGGGAGATGACCGAAGCAGTAACAGACAACAGGCCTTCCACAGCCAG GCCTCCAGACACACCACGGAAGAAGCCTCTGCCTCCTCAACCTTCTTTGATGAGCTGATCCCTCAGATCTTGACTCCATGGGCGATCCCCATCACAGAAG ACACTGATGGACTTCTGAGCCAGGCTCTCCTGCTTGGAGAACTGGGCCCTGCTGTGGAGCTGTGTCTGAAGGAAGAGCGCTTTGCTGATGCCATCATCCTGGCCCAGGCTGGGGGTGCAGATCTGTTGAGGCAAACTCAGGAGTACTACTTGgccaagaagaaaaccagaatctCCTCG CTTCTAGCCTGTGTTGTGCAGAAGAATTGGAAGGATATGGTGTGTGCCTGTAGCCTGCAGAACTGGAGAGAGGCACTGGCCTTGCTACTGACATACTCAGGGCCAGAGAAATTCCCTGAGCTTTGTG ACATGCTGGGTACTCGCATGGAGCAGGAAGGCAACAGAGCACTAACTTCTGAAGCCACACTCTGTTATGTGTGCTCAGGGAGTGTGGAGCGGCTGGTGGAGTGCTGGGCCAAATGCCACCCGGCTTCATCCCCCATGGCTCTACAG GACTTGATGGAGAAGGTGATGGTCCTTAACAGGAGCTTGGAGCTACTACGGGGTCCTAATGGGGTGAACCCGGGCCCTGCCACAACCTACAGAGTCACTCAGTATGCCACCTTCCTGGCAGCTCAGGGCAGCCTGGCTACTGCTATGAGCTACCTACCTAGTGACTGTGCTCAG CTACCAGTTCACCAGCTGAGAGATCGACTTTTTCATGCCCAGGGTTCTGGTGTCCCGGGCCAACaatctcctcctttccccttcccccgGGTTGTTGTGGGAGCTACCCTTCACTCCAAAGAGACACAGTCTTACAGATCAGAATTCCAACCTTCTCACCAG GTTCTAGCTCCATCTCAAAGGCCAAGGATTTTCACACCTCAGTCATCACTAGTGATGCCCTTGACACCTTCCCATCCTAGCCCTTATCAGGGCTCCAGAATGCAGAATATAAGTGACTACAGGGTACCTgggccccaggcagcccagccTTTGCCCCTGGGCCCTAGGGTAAGGCCTG CTTTATCTCAGCCACAGCTGTTAAGAGGTCAAAGGGCACAAGATCTTAACCCCATGGGATTCCCTGGAACATGGCCTCTTCCGGGTCCACCTCCTCCTGTGGCACCCCCAGACATCAtgcagcctggctctgcctctctgcctgAGACTCCTCGACTGATCCCTCTGCTTCCTGTGAGACCACCAGGTCTCAGCCCTGtgagctccccacccccagtccctcCTGTCAGCTTTCCTGTGGCACACCCTCCAGGAGGGCCAGGAGCTCCATGCTCTAGCACCCTCCCAACCACTGGCATCTTGACTCCTTATCCAG GACCTCAAGATTCCTTGAAAAATTCTCCAGCTCCCAGGGGAAATCTCCAGAGGAAAAAG CAACTTCAGCAACGGCTACCCAAGAAGATAGAAAGGAAGGAGCTGCCCCTAGAGCATCAGCCCTTGAAGACCAGTTTTGAGGCGCTTCTACAACGCTGTTCCCTGTCTGCCACTGACTTA AAGACAAAACGGAAGCTGGATGAGGCAGCCCGACGTCTGGAATGTCTATATGAGAAGCTCTACGAGGGGACA CTCTCGCCTCATGTCCTGGCTGGGCTCCACGAGGTTGCCCGATGTGTGGATGCAGGAAGCTTTGAGCAGGGCCTCGCAGTGCATGCCCAGGTGGTGGGCTGCAGCAGCTTCAGTGAGGTCTCCAGCTTCATGCCTGTGCTGAAGGCTGTCCTCACCATTGCTCATAAGCTGCATGTGTAA